TGACGAACGACATGACGTTCATCGCCGTGATCACCGCGCTCGCGGACGACAAAAAATTCTGCTGAAACGCCCGCTCGGTTTCGCTTTTGGTCTCGGCCGCGGAATTTTCGAAAAGTTTATCGATTGATTGAGAAACCCGCGCCGAGTCGTCGGCATTAGCGATGCGCACGATGTACCAACCGATATTGCCGGCGCGGTTGGGCGACTCTTGGCGCAGCCGCTCATCGACATATTTGTGATGAAACATCATGATCGAGGGATCGACAGCTTGGTCTCGCGGTTGGTAGATCGCGCTCACGACGAAGGGCCATTGGCCTGGGTAGACATCGCCGTCGAGATTCATGATGTCGCCGATCTTGAGATTGTACCGCCGCGCCAGGTCGACGCCGATGACGCAGCCGTTGCGCTCGCGCTTGAAGGCGGCGAACTGCTCTTTGTCGATTAAATATTCCGGATAGACGTCGAAGAAGCTCTCGGAGTCCACGGCGAGACGCGCAAAGAATTGGTTCTTATCGATATACACACCGGAAAACCACACCGCGTAGGTCACCTTGTCAACGCCCGGCACTTGGTACATGCGATCGCGATAAGCGAGCGGCAACGGAAACACGAAGGACACCGCGTGGCGCGTGATCAAGCGATTGGCCGACGAAGCCTCGACACCGGCATGCCACGCCGCAACCACAGTTTGGAGCAAG
This sequence is a window from Deltaproteobacteria bacterium. Protein-coding genes within it:
- a CDS encoding ABC transporter permease, which translates into the protein MELLKLLLRNTLRHKLRGLLTVIGVGVAVMAFALLQTVVAAWHAGVEASSANRLITRHAVSFVFPLPLAYRDRMYQVPGVDKVTYAVWFSGVYIDKNQFFARLAVDSESFFDVYPEYLIDKEQFAAFKRERNGCVIGVDLARRYNLKIGDIMNLDGDVYPGQWPFVVSAIYQPRDQAVDPSIMMFHHKYVDERLRQESPNRAGNIGWYIVRIANADDSARVSQSIDKLFENSAAETKSETERAFQQNFLSSASAVITAMNVMSFVIIGIIFLVVGNTMIMSVRERTHEFAILKALGFSGGHLFFLLAGESMILAVFGSALGLAVTLPAVQGFRAALPKGWFPIFYMKPETIVIGCVASLVVGLIAAIVPLRRVLTTHIVDGLRHVG